The following are encoded together in the Streptomyces tsukubensis genome:
- the arsB gene encoding ACR3 family arsenite efflux transporter codes for MTTEPTTTPPADERRDGDASIVRKLSTLDRYLAVWILLAMAVGLGLGRMIPGMNDALAKIEVGGISLPIALGLLVMMYPVLAKVRYDRLDTVTGDRRLMVSSLVINWLVGPAVMFALAWVFLPDLPEYRTGLIIVGLARCIAMVIIWNDLACGDREAAAVLVALNSVFQVLVFGVLGWFYLDLLPRWLGLGDGQGLDVPVWHIALNVIVFLGVPLLAGFLTRRIGEKRMGRESYEAKFLPRIGPWALYGLLFTIVVLFALQGRTITSQPLDVVRIALPLLVYFAIMFFGSFLLGKALGLAYDRTATLAFTAAGNNFELAIAVAIATFGVTSGQALSGVVGPLIEVPVLIGLVYVALAWRGKFAPGALDTRGPRLSTDRARS; via the coding sequence GTGACCACGGAGCCCACCACGACGCCCCCCGCCGACGAGCGCAGGGACGGGGACGCCTCGATCGTCAGGAAGCTCTCCACCCTCGACCGCTACCTCGCGGTGTGGATCCTGCTCGCCATGGCCGTCGGCCTGGGGCTGGGGCGGATGATCCCCGGGATGAACGACGCGCTGGCGAAGATCGAGGTCGGCGGGATCTCGCTGCCGATCGCGCTCGGCCTGCTGGTCATGATGTATCCGGTGCTGGCCAAGGTCCGCTACGACAGGCTCGACACCGTCACCGGCGACCGCAGGCTGATGGTGTCCTCGCTGGTCATCAACTGGCTCGTCGGACCCGCCGTCATGTTCGCCCTGGCGTGGGTCTTCCTGCCGGACCTGCCCGAGTACCGCACGGGGCTGATCATCGTCGGCCTCGCCCGTTGCATCGCCATGGTCATCATCTGGAACGACCTCGCCTGCGGCGACCGCGAGGCCGCCGCCGTCCTGGTCGCCCTCAACTCCGTCTTCCAGGTCCTGGTCTTCGGTGTGCTGGGCTGGTTCTACCTCGACCTGCTGCCGAGGTGGCTCGGCCTCGGCGACGGACAGGGCCTCGACGTACCCGTGTGGCACATCGCCCTCAACGTCATCGTCTTCCTCGGCGTCCCGCTGCTAGCCGGGTTCCTCACCCGCCGCATCGGCGAGAAGAGGATGGGCCGGGAGTCGTACGAGGCGAAGTTCCTGCCAAGAATCGGGCCGTGGGCGCTGTACGGGCTGCTGTTCACCATCGTCGTCCTCTTCGCTCTGCAAGGGCGGACGATCACCTCGCAGCCCCTGGACGTCGTACGCATCGCACTGCCGCTGCTGGTGTACTTCGCGATCATGTTCTTCGGGTCCTTCCTGCTCGGCAAAGCCCTGGGGCTGGCCTACGACCGCACGGCGACCCTGGCCTTCACGGCGGCGGGCAACAACTTCGAGCTGGCCATCGCGGTCGCCATCGCCACCTTTGGTGTCACCTCAGGACAGGCGCTGTCCGGCGTCGTCGGCCCGCTCATCGAGGTCCCCGTCCTGATCGGCCTGGTCTACGTGGCGCTCGCCTGGCGAGGGAAGTTCGCCCCCGGGGCTCTCGACACCCGAGGACCGAGGCTCTCGACAGATCGTGCCCGCAGTTGA
- a CDS encoding ATP-binding cassette domain-containing protein gives MIHTSRMSVRIRRTLVIDTVDLDLGPGVHAVLGSNGSGKTTLLRTLATATAHSEGTLRLLDRDPVGSSLREIRRRLGYLPQSFGLYRGYTVREFLGYAAWLKEMPGRRIPAAVEEAAERTGLMNRIDAKIRTLSGGTRQRVGIAQAIVNEPRLLILDEPDVGLDAESRADFLSLLGYLAEASCVVISTHMPQEVHDAFSTATVLDRGKVAFHGSPVEAAAYRQQSAAPRRSMRPSG, from the coding sequence ATGATCCATACATCCCGGATGTCCGTCCGTATCCGCAGGACGCTCGTCATCGACACGGTCGACCTCGATCTCGGTCCCGGGGTACACGCCGTGCTCGGCTCCAATGGTTCGGGCAAGACGACGCTGCTCCGCACGCTCGCCACGGCGACCGCTCACTCGGAGGGGACGCTGCGGCTGCTCGACCGCGACCCCGTAGGCTCCTCGCTGCGGGAGATCCGGCGTCGACTGGGCTATCTGCCGCAGAGTTTCGGCCTCTACCGCGGTTACACGGTCCGTGAGTTCCTCGGCTACGCGGCCTGGCTCAAGGAGATGCCCGGCCGCCGCATCCCCGCAGCCGTGGAGGAGGCAGCCGAACGTACCGGCCTCATGAACCGCATCGACGCCAAGATCCGTACGCTGTCCGGCGGGACGAGGCAGCGTGTCGGCATCGCGCAAGCCATCGTCAACGAACCGCGACTGCTGATCCTCGACGAACCGGACGTCGGGCTCGACGCCGAGAGCCGTGCGGACTTTCTGTCACTACTGGGGTACCTCGCCGAGGCCAGCTGCGTAGTGATCTCCACGCACATGCCCCAAGAGGTCCATGACGCCTTCTCAACCGCCACCGTGCTGGACAGAGGGAAAGTCGCCTTTCACGGCAGTCCCGTCGAAGCGGCCGCCTACCGGCAACAGAGCGCCGCCCCGCGGAGGTCCATGCGCCCCAGCGGCTGA
- a CDS encoding Fpg/Nei family DNA glycosylase, whose protein sequence is MPELPEVEALKDFLDEHLADRTIARVLPVAFHVLKTYDPPVTALEGREVTGVTRHGKFLDLSTADGPHLVTHLARAGWVRWQDKLPDAPPRPGKGPLALRVALDTGEGFDLTEAGTQKRLAVYVVRDPADVPGIARLGPDPLADGFDRDAFAALLAGERRRLKGALRDQSLIAGIGNAYSDEILHAAKMSPFKITNTLSDEETTALHTAMRETLKGAVERSRGTAAGRLKAEKKTGLRVHGRTGEPCPVCGDTIREVSFADSSLQYCPTCQTGGKPLADRRLSRLLK, encoded by the coding sequence ATGCCCGAGCTGCCCGAGGTCGAGGCCCTCAAGGACTTCCTCGACGAACACCTCGCCGACCGTACGATCGCACGGGTCCTGCCCGTCGCCTTCCACGTACTGAAGACCTACGACCCGCCCGTCACCGCGCTCGAAGGGCGCGAGGTCACCGGGGTGACACGACACGGGAAGTTCCTCGACCTGAGCACGGCGGACGGGCCGCATCTCGTCACCCATCTCGCGCGGGCGGGGTGGGTGCGTTGGCAGGACAAGCTCCCGGACGCGCCGCCCAGGCCGGGAAAGGGACCGCTCGCGCTGCGGGTGGCGCTGGACACGGGGGAGGGGTTCGACCTCACCGAGGCGGGCACCCAGAAACGGCTCGCCGTCTACGTGGTGCGCGACCCCGCCGACGTTCCCGGCATCGCGAGACTCGGCCCCGACCCGCTGGCCGACGGCTTCGACCGTGACGCGTTCGCCGCCCTCCTGGCGGGGGAGCGGCGCCGCCTCAAGGGAGCTCTGCGCGACCAGAGCCTCATCGCGGGCATCGGCAACGCCTACAGCGACGAAATCCTGCACGCCGCCAAGATGTCCCCCTTCAAGATCACCAACACCCTCTCGGACGAGGAGACGACAGCACTCCACACCGCGATGCGCGAGACCTTGAAGGGGGCGGTGGAACGCTCCCGGGGCACGGCGGCGGGCCGCCTCAAGGCCGAGAAGAAGACCGGGCTGCGCGTGCACGGCCGCACCGGGGAACCCTGCCCTGTCTGCGGCGACACCATCCGTGAGGTGTCCTTCGCCGACTCCTCGCTCCAGTACTGCCCCACCTGCCAGACGGGCGGCAAACCCCTCGCCGACCGCAGACTCTCCCGCCTGCTGAAGTGA
- a CDS encoding LytR/AlgR family response regulator transcription factor, giving the protein MLRALAVDDEEPALAELLYLLRADPRVGSAEGATDATEALRRIGHALDAGPDSEERFDVLFLDIQMAGLTGLDVARLLAGFARPPLIVFVTAHEGFAVRAFDLKAVDYVLKPVRRERLAEAVRRVVEQDRARDHQWPAPPTTASDHIPVELGGVTRLVAVADIAYAEAQGDYARLHTEEGSHLVRVPLSTLEERWQPHGFVRIHRRHLVALHRVDELRLDGGGMSVRIGDAELAVSRRHASRLRELLVRQAGG; this is encoded by the coding sequence ATGCTGCGCGCACTGGCTGTCGACGACGAGGAACCGGCACTCGCCGAACTGCTCTACCTCCTGCGGGCCGACCCTCGGGTGGGCAGCGCGGAGGGCGCCACGGACGCCACCGAGGCGCTGCGCCGCATCGGCCACGCGCTCGACGCGGGACCCGACAGCGAGGAACGCTTCGACGTACTGTTCCTCGACATCCAGATGGCCGGCCTCACCGGGCTCGACGTGGCCAGACTCCTCGCCGGTTTCGCCCGCCCGCCGCTGATCGTCTTCGTCACCGCCCACGAGGGCTTCGCCGTACGGGCCTTCGACCTCAAGGCGGTCGACTACGTACTGAAGCCGGTGCGCAGGGAACGTCTCGCGGAGGCGGTACGCCGGGTCGTCGAGCAGGACAGGGCCCGCGACCACCAGTGGCCCGCCCCGCCCACCACGGCCTCGGACCACATCCCCGTCGAACTCGGCGGTGTGACACGGCTGGTGGCGGTCGCCGACATCGCGTACGCGGAGGCCCAGGGCGACTACGCGCGGCTGCACACCGAGGAGGGCAGCCACCTCGTGCGCGTCCCGCTCTCCACCCTGGAGGAGCGCTGGCAGCCGCACGGCTTCGTGCGGATCCACCGCCGCCACCTCGTCGCCCTGCACCGAGTCGACGAACTGCGGCTCGACGGCGGCGGGATGAGCGTACGCATCGGCGACGCGGAACTGGCGGTGAGCCGCCGCCACGCCAGCCGGCTGCGGGAACTCCTGGTCCGGCAGGCCGGCGGCTGA
- a CDS encoding sodium/solute symporter, translated as MNQAYAIPAVAAVVLATVLIGGFGLRISRTTSDFYVASRTVGPGLNAAAISGEYLSAASFLGVAGLLLVHGPDMLWYPVGYTAGYLVLLVFVAAPLRRSGAYTLPDFAEGRLESRAVRQVVSVFVVGAGWLYLVPQLQGAGLTLQILTGAPRWFGGALVAVVVILAVAAGGMRSITFVQAFQYWLKLTALLVPAFFLLLAWHGDGGVRPHFPPASEVPWSGAGTGQPVATSRADHPLYATYGLIVATFLGTMGLPHVVVRFYTSPDGRTARRTTVVVLALIGAFYLLPPLYGWLGTLYAPDLTGTQDADAAVLLLPGRVVGGLGGDLLGALVAGGAFAAFLSTASGLTMAVTGVLTQDVLPSRGVRHFRLGAVLSVTVPLGGTLLVSGIPVADAVGMAFAVSASSFCPLLVLGIWWRGLTPPGVLAGLLLGGGSALVAVTLTFADVVGHGWAHTLLAWPALWSVPVGFLAMILVSLATPGSVPPHTSATMTRLHLPESLTGGGIGAETRGATGGGDGGGSDRGNGGAPGAGSGGGTGT; from the coding sequence GTGAATCAGGCGTACGCGATCCCCGCCGTCGCCGCGGTCGTGCTCGCCACGGTCCTCATCGGCGGATTCGGGCTGCGGATATCCCGGACCACCTCCGACTTCTACGTGGCCTCGCGCACCGTCGGGCCGGGGCTCAACGCCGCGGCGATCAGCGGCGAATACCTCTCCGCCGCCTCGTTCCTCGGCGTCGCCGGGCTGCTGCTCGTACACGGCCCCGACATGCTCTGGTACCCGGTCGGTTACACCGCCGGCTATCTGGTCCTGCTGGTCTTCGTCGCCGCACCACTGCGCCGCTCCGGCGCCTACACCCTCCCCGACTTCGCCGAGGGGCGCCTCGAATCACGCGCGGTACGCCAGGTCGTGAGCGTCTTCGTGGTCGGCGCGGGCTGGCTCTACCTCGTCCCCCAACTCCAGGGCGCGGGACTGACCCTCCAGATCCTGACCGGCGCGCCCCGCTGGTTCGGCGGCGCCCTCGTCGCCGTCGTCGTCATCCTGGCCGTCGCCGCGGGCGGCATGCGCAGCATCACCTTCGTCCAGGCCTTCCAGTACTGGCTCAAACTCACCGCGCTGCTGGTGCCCGCCTTTTTCCTGCTGCTCGCCTGGCACGGCGACGGCGGTGTACGCCCCCACTTCCCGCCCGCCTCGGAGGTGCCGTGGAGCGGTGCGGGCACCGGGCAGCCGGTCGCCACCAGCCGCGCCGACCACCCGCTCTACGCGACCTACGGGCTGATCGTCGCCACCTTCCTCGGCACGATGGGCCTGCCGCACGTCGTGGTCCGCTTCTACACCAGCCCCGACGGCCGCACCGCCCGGCGGACCACCGTCGTGGTGCTGGCCCTGATCGGCGCCTTCTACCTGCTGCCTCCGCTCTACGGCTGGCTCGGCACGCTGTACGCCCCCGATCTGACCGGGACACAGGACGCGGACGCCGCCGTACTCCTCCTGCCGGGCCGTGTCGTCGGCGGGCTCGGCGGCGACCTCCTCGGCGCCCTCGTGGCGGGCGGGGCCTTCGCGGCCTTCCTCTCCACCGCCTCAGGACTCACCATGGCCGTCACGGGCGTGCTCACCCAGGACGTCCTGCCGTCGCGCGGGGTACGCCACTTCAGGCTGGGAGCCGTTCTCTCGGTGACCGTGCCGCTCGGGGGCACCCTGCTGGTCAGCGGCATACCCGTGGCGGACGCCGTGGGCATGGCGTTCGCCGTCTCCGCCTCGTCGTTCTGCCCGCTGCTCGTGCTCGGCATCTGGTGGCGCGGACTCACCCCGCCCGGTGTCCTCGCGGGGCTGCTGCTCGGTGGTGGGTCCGCGCTCGTCGCCGTCACCCTGACCTTCGCCGATGTCGTCGGCCACGGATGGGCCCACACCCTGCTCGCCTGGCCGGCCCTCTGGTCCGTGCCCGTCGGGTTCCTCGCCATGATCCTCGTCTCGCTCGCGACACCGGGCAGCGTCCCCCCGCACACCAGCGCCACCATGACACGTCTGCACCTGCCCGAATCGCTGACGGGTGGCGGGATCGGCGCGGAAACCCGCGGCGCGACCGGTGGGGGAGACGGCGGCGGAAGCGATCGGGGAAACGGCGGCGCGCCCGGCGCCGGAAGCGGTGGGGGAACCGGCACCTGA
- a CDS encoding sensor histidine kinase, whose protein sequence is MTATAVLLALCPLLLAGGFLLGRRTAHPVGRSDIGTPVERATFETLHTASLAAPPLRAGLTEDSARRSLRGLRSLLGTDALCLTDRTGVLAWDGSAEHHGDHVMECLAGLLDTGRSAAFGCGCGDVDCSSRWAVAAPVVVDHRVLGALVAYAPRESAVLARATDEVARWASVQVELAELDRSRTRLVEAEIRALRAQISPHFIFNSLAAIASFVRTDPERARELLLEFADFTRYSFRRHGEFTTLAEELHSIDQYLALVRARFGDRLSVTLQIAPEVLPVALPFLCLQPLVENAVKHGLEGAVTRSRITIGARDDGAEAEVVIEDDGVGMEPERLRGILRGEGGPSSGIGLSNVDERLRQVFGDDHGLVIETGRGAGTRITVRIPKYRAGVHSTPHGGGLA, encoded by the coding sequence GTGACCGCCACCGCCGTGCTGCTCGCGCTCTGTCCGCTGCTGCTCGCGGGCGGATTCCTGCTGGGCAGGCGCACCGCGCACCCCGTGGGGCGCTCCGACATCGGCACCCCCGTCGAGCGGGCCACCTTCGAGACGCTGCACACCGCCTCCCTCGCCGCTCCGCCGCTGCGGGCCGGGCTCACCGAGGACAGTGCCCGCAGGTCACTGCGGGGGCTGCGTTCCCTGCTCGGTACGGACGCCCTGTGCCTGACCGACCGTACGGGGGTACTCGCCTGGGACGGCAGCGCGGAACACCACGGCGACCACGTCATGGAGTGCCTCGCGGGGCTGCTCGACACGGGCAGGAGCGCCGCGTTCGGCTGCGGCTGCGGTGATGTCGACTGCTCCTCGCGCTGGGCCGTGGCCGCCCCCGTCGTGGTCGACCACCGGGTGCTCGGCGCCCTGGTGGCCTACGCCCCGCGCGAGTCGGCCGTGCTGGCGAGGGCCACCGACGAGGTGGCGCGCTGGGCCTCCGTACAGGTGGAACTGGCCGAACTCGACCGGTCGAGGACGCGGCTCGTCGAGGCCGAGATCAGAGCCCTCCGGGCGCAGATCTCGCCCCATTTCATCTTCAACTCGCTCGCCGCCATCGCGTCCTTCGTGCGCACCGATCCCGAACGGGCCCGTGAACTCCTTCTGGAGTTCGCCGACTTCACCCGCTACTCGTTCCGCAGGCACGGGGAGTTCACCACGCTCGCGGAGGAGTTGCACTCCATCGACCAGTATCTGGCGCTGGTGCGCGCCCGGTTCGGAGACCGTCTCTCCGTGACCCTTCAGATAGCCCCGGAGGTGCTGCCGGTGGCGCTGCCGTTCCTGTGTCTCCAGCCGCTGGTCGAGAACGCCGTCAAACACGGCCTCGAAGGCGCGGTCACCCGTAGCCGTATCACCATCGGAGCGCGCGACGACGGCGCGGAGGCCGAGGTCGTCATCGAGGACGACGGGGTCGGTATGGAGCCCGAGCGGCTGCGGGGCATCCTGCGCGGCGAGGGCGGCCCTTCTTCCGGCATCGGCCTCTCCAACGTCGACGAGCGGCTGCGGCAGGTGTTCGGCGACGACCACGGCCTCGTGATCGAGACCGGCAGGGGCGCCGGGACGCGCATCACCGTACGCATCCCCAAGTACCGGGCGGGGGTGCACTCGACGCCCCACGGTGGCGGCCTCGCCTGA
- a CDS encoding sigma-70 family RNA polymerase sigma factor, giving the protein MTPPPLLTIGPRPLDRRPLGPLPRERRAPAPLPRAPRTGERELAELRDAHGHALFTLLLRLCDGDRQRAEDLHQETFVRAWQHPEALRADYASVRPWLFTVGRRLAIDARRARLARPVEVGDVPLESAGVHADHADRSAAALDVREAVKALSPEHRAVLLQVYFRGASVAEAAEALGVPPGTVKSRAYYALRALRRILPGYASEAH; this is encoded by the coding sequence ATGACACCGCCGCCCCTGCTGACCATCGGGCCCCGTCCCCTCGACCGGCGCCCACTCGGCCCGCTCCCGCGCGAGCGCCGGGCCCCCGCACCTCTGCCGCGCGCGCCGCGCACCGGCGAGCGGGAACTGGCGGAGCTGCGGGACGCGCACGGCCACGCCCTGTTCACGCTGCTGCTGCGGCTCTGCGACGGTGACAGGCAGCGGGCCGAGGACCTGCACCAGGAGACCTTCGTCCGCGCCTGGCAGCACCCGGAGGCCCTGCGGGCCGACTACGCCTCCGTACGGCCCTGGCTCTTCACGGTGGGCAGAAGGCTCGCCATCGACGCCAGACGGGCCAGGCTGGCCCGCCCCGTCGAGGTCGGGGACGTGCCCCTGGAGAGCGCGGGGGTCCACGCCGACCACGCGGACCGCTCGGCCGCGGCGCTGGACGTCAGGGAGGCCGTGAAGGCGCTGAGCCCCGAACACCGGGCCGTACTGCTCCAGGTGTATTTCCGCGGGGCGAGTGTGGCGGAAGCGGCTGAAGCGCTGGGGGTTCCGCCGGGTACGGTGAAATCCCGCGCATACTACGCACTGCGCGCCCTCCGCAGGATTCTGCCGGGATACGCCTCCGAAGCCCACTGA